The genomic window ATACCATCCAACTACCACCCGCTATAGCAAATAAATTTGCCATACCAATCGCAATAAAAATGGTTGGATCAAATCTCGCATCAACCTTCGCCACATGCATATTACGGCGGCCAGCTTCGGTAGCAATTTGTTCAAATTGGTTAGATTGATGTTCTTCAAGACCAAATGCTTTAATCATGCGAATGCTGGTTAAACTTTCTTGAGCTTGGTTATTTAGTGATGAAAAAGCGCCTTGAGCATGTTTAAAGCGATTATGTAGCTGATCACCATAACGTTTAATGACAAGAGCCATAATTGGCATAGGAATCAATGCTAATAATGTTAATTGCCAACTAATTTCCACACTCATCATAATTAATACAGCACACCCCATGACGAGGGAATCGACCAATGTTAAAACCCCTTCCCCAGCCGCGAAAACAACTCGGTCTACATCATTTGTTGTGCGGGCAATAAGGTCACCGGTTCGGTAACGCAGGTAAAATGACTGGCTCTGTAAGCTAAGTTGGCGATAAAATTTTTGTCGTAATTGAACAGCTAGCTTATAAGAAGCACCGAATAGCCATAATCGCCAAACATAACGTAGCCCATAAACAGCAATGGCGATGACTAACATAAGTGCGACATAAATAATCACTTGGTTTATTACCATTGTTTCACTACTGATGCCGTCTACGACAATTCCCACAATCCTTGGGGGAATGAGTTGTAAAATAGCAATGATAATTAAAAAACAAACAGCACCAAAATAGCGATGCCATTCACTAAGAAAATACCAACGTAATTGTGAAAATAATCGCACAGAATCGCTGCCTTGAATGAGGTTTAACTATTACTACCACCGATAGAGAATTATTCTTTCGATGATTATTCTTTAGGTCATTAATAAGTAAAAATAAGGTTTACTATAGCTATGACTGAAATAGATTTAGCTATCTAGACTTACCCTAGATAATACAATAGGTTAAATATAAATCATAGGTTATTCAGGAATAGGCAAAACTGTTGTATATTTTATTTTTTCCATAGCAAAACTTGAAGTCACATCGTTTAGCCCATGAACGCCATTGACTAATTTTTTATAAAATAGATCATAAGATTTCATGTCCTTGACTTCAACTTGCATCAAATAATCGTATTCACCCGCCATGCGGTAAAACATTAATACTTCAGGAAGTTGATTAACAAATGTGACGAATTGCTCATACCATTCACTGTTATGATGCTGAGTTTTGATCATCACAATAACGGTTAACCCTAACCCTAATTTTTCGCCATCAAGCAATGTGACTCTGCCACGAATATAACCATCATCTTCCAAACGTTTCAATCTTTTCCAACAAGGTGTTGATGTTAAATTGACTGATTCTGCAAGCGAGCTTAGCGATAGACCGCTGTCATTTTGTAGCAAACGAAGTAATTTTTTATCAATTTTATCTAACATGTTTACTCACCTCTATGCGCTTGTAATAAAATGGCAGCCATTACCCAAAGAATTTTTATCCAAAGAACAATGTGATTTTACCTAATTAGTTGCATTACAGTACAATCAATTAATCAATAAATGATAACTATCGTGTCAAATATCCAAAGATAGCGTGATTATGATAATTACCCACCAACATTTGCAAGGTGATAGGTAACATAATCGATATCATTTTCATTCAGCAATAGGAGATAATTATGAAACGCGCAGTTGTCGTTTTTAGTGGTGGACAAGACTCAACAACCTGTTTAATTCAGGCACTAAAAAATTATGATGAAGTGCATTGTATCACCTTTGATTACGGACAACGCCATCGTTTCGAAATTGAAGTCGCTAAAAAATTGAGCCATGATTTAGGGGCTACAGCACATAAAGTTTTAGATGTGACACTTCTTAATGAACTCGCTATTAGCAGTCTTACTCGAGATAATATTCCCGTGCCAAATTTCACTGAAAGTGAAGCGAGTGGGCTTCCTAGTACTTTTGTACCGGGTCGTAATATTCTGTTCCTTACGCTAGCCGCTATTTATGCTTATCAAATACAAGCAGAATCAGTTATCACTGGCGTATGTGAAACGGATTTCTCTGGTTATCCTGACTGCCGCGATGAGTTCGTTAAAGCGCTTAATCATGCCGTTAA from Providencia sneebia DSM 19967 includes these protein-coding regions:
- a CDS encoding Lrp/AsnC family transcriptional regulator, translated to MLDKIDKKLLRLLQNDSGLSLSSLAESVNLTSTPCWKRLKRLEDDGYIRGRVTLLDGEKLGLGLTVIVMIKTQHHNSEWYEQFVTFVNQLPEVLMFYRMAGEYDYLMQVEVKDMKSYDLFYKKLVNGVHGLNDVTSSFAMEKIKYTTVLPIPE
- the queC gene encoding 7-cyano-7-deazaguanine synthase QueC produces the protein MKRAVVVFSGGQDSTTCLIQALKNYDEVHCITFDYGQRHRFEIEVAKKLSHDLGATAHKVLDVTLLNELAISSLTRDNIPVPNFTESEASGLPSTFVPGRNILFLTLAAIYAYQIQAESVITGVCETDFSGYPDCRDEFVKALNHAVNLGLAKDIRFETPLMWLNKAQTWALADYYGHLATIREQTLTCYNGIQGDGCKDCAACHLRSKGLTEYLTNKQAILASLKKLTGLN